From Deltaproteobacteria bacterium HGW-Deltaproteobacteria-4, one genomic window encodes:
- a CDS encoding 50S ribosomal protein L13, which yields MKTEVAKESEVNRNWFIVDLDGQVLGRVATKIASVLRGKHKPIYTPSVDTGDFVIILNAEKVCLTGNKMADKKYYRHTGFPGGIREITAEKLLASKPEDVIRKAVKGMLPKNKLGRQMFKKLKVYAGTDHPHAAQQPKTLPL from the coding sequence ATGAAAACTGAAGTGGCTAAAGAGTCAGAGGTCAATCGGAACTGGTTTATCGTCGATCTCGACGGACAGGTTTTGGGGCGCGTTGCGACCAAGATCGCCAGTGTCCTGCGCGGGAAACATAAGCCGATCTATACCCCAAGTGTTGATACCGGGGATTTTGTCATTATCCTGAATGCTGAAAAAGTTTGTCTGACCGGTAACAAAATGGCTGATAAAAAGTATTATCGCCACACCGGTTTTCCCGGCGGGATCAGAGAAATTACGGCGGAGAAACTTTTGGCCAGCAAGCCGGAAGATGTCATTCGTAAGGCGGTCAAGGGGATGCTCCCCAAAAACAAGTTGGGCCGTCAGATGTTTAAAAAACTTAAGGTCTATGCCGGCACCGATCATCCCCATGCCGCGCAGCAGCCGAAAACGCTGCCTCTTTAA